A portion of the Oncorhynchus nerka isolate Pitt River linkage group LG27, Oner_Uvic_2.0, whole genome shotgun sequence genome contains these proteins:
- the LOC115111448 gene encoding FK506-binding protein 15-like isoform X3, producing the protein MSADDHKKQEERLVGVLALLFLNKYYIYQPKKIIIFEKYYCYTKENTFKMFAADDEDGDFLSPTGGAKLASLFGLDQAPSQGNESFQYTAPKQPRKTLNPGPPAQKPTGPPGAPAVLLATAIHAFKYLNGQYQKQGKLGAAVLGNHTTKEYKLLLYASQQKQVTAATIHVGFVFTVQPSNYCTFYDDQRQNWSLMFDTDKAAVDFCKEVCLAKVNSAPSLDMVVVQDLTLGEGQGVENGDSLEVAYTGWLLQNHAIGQVFDSNLNKDKLLRLKLGAGKVMKGWEEGMLGMRKSGRRLVVIPPSLGDGSQGVANCVPADSTLIFEAELRRLKLAKDSVSDRASAGSRDSAAPSPAPSMENLGPDLPAGPAQPPSTSPGRPGEPLLRAKSNSISEQLTNPDATKAKLISRMAKMGQPMLPFMAGPSSQPDSSDSEMEDPSVSRLKERPAAPSPVQISPAPQAPVQVLSYPHGAPPSALMPVAMTTAAPQPVMPGSAHAFQPYAYPQSSMAPSQLQQMGQIYPTQTVPYMGGTGEVTSFLMTEARQHNTEIRLAVGKVADKVDQLASKVDDLQRQGGHSLAMPSVNMETSMIMHNIQRIIQENESLKKDVYEKSSRVEEQNHKIGELINQNQRYMEQSNLLMEQRNDSLKSSSEHNQVRVLQAEQDKVRLTEELATCTARVSQLQQEATSHQQRAAELQSKLTSALQDSDTHCTRISSLETQLEEIKETSERGQAQYRTEKQKRKEMELRVNNMEEELQDLKIDKESLERTLSDRKRKWQAERQRCDEEMEELRRSSQQDMDSLKTQLRKARTSTGQAASEQLAQLQAELEEEWKGKCEQALASAKEQQGRQMAELVEQRDTLEQRLTQLQEKFSALKQSRDSEEQGLLQQQVQDEKLQVLQEKYSGLEEQSSAMKQKLEGRVAELERRLAEQMGQEDTAGEVKRVMNGVFHSLRGEFDLHETYTGSAVLSIIVNTIKSVTLQLLNVTERPSSQRSEEEEVVEVSDVELREERPPQDVHVNGEEEEEQPSEAVGQREGDPRDVQERARLEAEPETEKPTKVELASDIHTEPEQQSHSTQPRPTSPEPLGENTTKASEPTDINPEENLPSEMGQECQLERDVITPEVKKVSVTIEGPMGELEITSPKATGPPTQPPPPPSPLHDSPVKVSLTEGVGEENGKETFFQSTAPTKPPPPPTEEEEDDELSLKGRPPPAPLFGDEEDEDLDWLG; encoded by the exons ATGTCAGCTGATGATCataagaaacaggaagagagattAGTTGGTGTCCTAGCGTTGTTATTTCTCAATAAGTATTATATTTATCAACCCAAGAAAATCATAATATTTGAGAAGTATTATTGCTACACGAAAGAAAATACATTCAAAATGTTTGCCGCTGATGACGAGGATGGAGATTTTCTGTCGCCTACTGGAGG GGCAAAGCTGGCATCACTTTTTGGACTGGACCAAGCACCTAGTCAGGGGAATGAATCCTTCCAATATACAGCCCCTAAACAGCCTAGGAAGACCTTGAATCCAG GACCTCCTGCCCAGAAACCCACTGGCCCTCCTGGTGCTCCTGCAGTATTATTGGCTACAGCTATCCATGCTTTCAAATA TCTTAATGGACAGTATCAGAAACAAGGAAAGCTTGGAGCGGCAGTCCTGGGTAACCACACAACCAAAGAG TACAAACTCTTGCTGTACGCCAGTCAACAGAAACAAGTGACTGCGGCCACGATTCATGTTGGGTTTGTCTTCACG GTTCAGCCCAGCAACTACTGCACTTTTTATGACGACCAGCGTCAGAACTGGTCCCTGATGTTTGACACAGACAAAGCTGCCGTGGACTTTTGTAAAGAG GTGTGTTTGGCAAAAGTAAACAGCGCCCCCTCCTTAGATATGGTTGTGGTGCAGGACCTGACACTAGGGGAGGGGCAGGGTGTTGAGAATGGAGACTCCCTGGAGGTGGCATACACAGGATGGCTCCTGCAAAACCATGCCATCGGACAG GTTTTTGACTCCAACCTGAACAAAGACAAGCTACTACGACTGAAACTTGGCGCTGGAAAAGTGATGAAG GGCTGGGAGGAGGGCATGCTGGGTATGAGGAAGTCAGGCCGGCGTCTCGTGGTGATACCCCCCAGTCTGGGAGACGGCTCCCAAGGAGTGGCCAACTGCGTCCCAGCAGACAGCACACTTATCTTTGAGGCAGAGCTACGACGG TTGAAGTTGGCAAAGGACAGTGTGTCTGACCGTGCCAGTGCTGGGTCTCGGGACTCTGCTGCCCCCTCACCTGCCCCCAGTATGGAGAACTTGGGCCCGGACCTCCCAGCAGGGCCCGCTCAGCCCCCTTCTACAAGCCCCGGGAGACCGGG GGAACCACTACTTCGGGCAAAGTCGAATTCCATCAGTGAACAGTTGACA AATCCAGATGCCACCAAAGCCAAGCTGATCTCTCGCATGGCCAAGATGGGCCAGCCCATGTTGCCCTTCATGGCAgggccctcctctcagccagactCCAGTGACTCTGAGATGGAG GACCCCAGTGTGTCCAGACTGAAGGAGCGTCCTGCTGCTCCCTCTCCTGTGCAGATCTCCCCTGCCCCCCAAGCTCCAGTGCAAG TGCTTTCCTACCCTCATGGGGCACCACCCTCTGCCTTGATGCCTGTCGCTATGACAACTGCTGCTCCGCAGCCTGTGATGCCAGGCTCCGCCCATGCATTTCAG CCTTATGCCTACCCACAGTCCTCTATGGCTCCCTCTCAACTTCAACAAATGGGCCAGATTTACCCCACCCAGACAGTGCCATACATGGGAGGCACTGGAGAGGTCACTTCCTTCCTCATGACTGAAGCTCGGCAGCATAACACTGAGATCCGATTGGCTGTCGGCAAAGTGGCCGATAAAGTGGACCAGTTGGCGTCAAAG GTTGACGACCTTCAGAGGCAAGGAGGCCACTCATTGGCTATGCCCAGTGTTAATATGGAAACATCCATGATTATGCACAACATCCAAAGAATCATTCAG GAAAATGAATCTTTAAAGAAGGATGTCTATGAGAAGAGCTCACGTGTAGAGGAGCAGAACCACAAGATTGGGGAGCTCATCAACCAGAACCAGAG atacatggagcagagtaacCTGCTGATGGAGCAGAGGAATGATTCCCTGAAGTCCTCCAGTGAACACAACCAGGTCCGGGTGCTGCAGGCTGAGCAGGATAAG GTGCGTCTGACAGAGGAGCTGGCTACGTGTACAGCGCGGGTGTCCCAGCTGCAGCAGGAGGCCACATCTCACCAGCAGAGGGCTGCAGAGCTGCAGAGCAAACTGACCTCTGCCCTGCAGGACAGTGACACACACTGCACACGCATCTCCTCCTTAGAGACCCAACTGGAAG AGATAAAGGAGACGTCAGAGCGAGGCCAGGCCCAGTACCGTACAGAGAAGCAGAAACGCAAAGAGATGGAGCTCAGAGTAAACAACATGGAGGAGGAGTTGCAGGACCTGAAGATTGACAAAGAAAGTCTGGAACGA ACGCTGtcagacaggaagaggaagtggCAGGCGGAGAGGCAGCGGTGTgatgaggagatggaggagcTGAGGAGGAGCAGCCAGCAGGACATGGACAGTCTAAAGACACAGCTCCGCAAGGCCAGGACCAGCACTGGCCAGGCGGCCTCAGAACAG CTAGCCCAGCTGCAAGCGGAGCTGGAGGAGGAGTGGAAGGGGAAGTGTGAGCAGGCGTTGGCCTCAGCCAAGGAGCAGCAGGGGCGTCAGATGGCCGAACTGGTAGAGCAAAGGGACACACTGGAGCAGAGACTGACCCAGCTACAGGAAAAG TTCTCAGCTCTGAAGCAGTCCAGGGACTCAGAGGAGCAGGGCCTGCTACAGCAGCAGGTACAGGATGAGAAGCTGCAGGTCCTACAAGAAAAG TATTCAGGCCTGGAGGAGCAGTCATCAGCTATGAAACAGAAGCTTGAGGGGCGAGTAGCTGAGCTGGAAAGGAGGCTGGCAGAGCAAATGGGCCAAGAGGACACTGCAGGGGAG GTGAAGCGTGTGATGAACGGAGTGTTCCACTCTCTGAGAGGGGAGTTTGACCTACATGAGACCTACACAGGCAGCGCTGTGCTCAGTATAATCGTCAACACCATAAAG AGTGTTACGTTGCAACTGCTCAACGTTACTGAGAGACCTTCGTCCCAACGgagtgaagaggaagaggtggtGGAGGTCAGTGATGTGGAGCTTCGAGAGGAGAGACCACCACAGGATGTCCATGTgaatggagaggaagaggaggagcagcCTAGTGAGGCCGttgggcagagggagggagaccccAGAGATGTGCAGGAGAGGGCTCGTCTGGAGGCAGAACCAGAGACCGAGAAGCCGACTAAGGTGGAGCTAGCTTCAGACATCCACACAGAACCAGAGCAGCAATCACACTCAACCCAGCCACGACCAACATCTCCCGAGCCACTGGGAGAGAACACCACCAAGGCTTCGGAACCCACTGACATAAACCCTGAGGAGAATCTGCCCTCTGAGATGGGACAGGAATGTCAGTTAGAACGTGATGTAATTACCCCAGAGGTGAAGAAAGTGAGTGTGACTATTGAGGGTCCCATGGGTGAACTGGAAATAACTAGCCCCAAAGCCACAGGTCCTCCAACCCAGCCCCCACCTCCACCAAGCCCTCTGCATGACAGTCCTGTGAAAGTAAG TCTGACTGAGGGAGTAGGAGAGGAAAATGGAAAGGAGACATTTTTCCAGAGCACAGCCCCAACcaaacccccaccaccacccactgaggaggaggaggatgatgagctG AGCTTGAAGGGGCGACCTCCTCCAGCCCCTCTGTTTGGCGATGAAGAGGATGAAGATCTTGACTGGCTGGGCTGA
- the LOC115111448 gene encoding FK506-binding protein 15-like isoform X1: MSADDHKKQEERLVGVLALLFLNKYYIYQPKKIIIFEKYYCYTKENTFKMFAADDEDGDFLSPTGGAKLASLFGLDQAPSQGNESFQYTAPKQPRKTLNPGPPAQKPTGPPGAPAVLLATAIHAFKYLNGQYQKQGKLGAAVLGNHTTKEYKLLLYASQQKQVTAATIHVGFVFTVQPSNYCTFYDDQRQNWSLMFDTDKAAVDFCKEVCLAKVNSAPSLDMVVVQDLTLGEGQGVENGDSLEVAYTGWLLQNHAIGQVFDSNLNKDKLLRLKLGAGKVMKGWEEGMLGMRKSGRRLVVIPPSLGDGSQGVANCVPADSTLIFEAELRRLKLAKDSVSDRASAGSRDSAAPSPAPSMENLGPDLPAGPAQPPSTSPGRPGEPLLRAKSNSISEQLTNPDATKAKLISRMAKMGQPMLPFMAGPSSQPDSSDSEMEDPSVSRLKERPAAPSPVQISPAPQAPVQVLSYPHGAPPSALMPVAMTTAAPQPVMPGSAHAFQSSMAPSQLQQMGQIYPTQTVPYMGGTGEVTSFLMTEARQHNTEIRLAVGKVADKVDQLASKVDDLQRQGGHSLAMPSVNMETSMIMHNIQRIIQENESLKKDVYEKSSRVEEQNHKIGELINQNQRYMEQSNLLMEQRNDSLKSSSEHNQVRVLQAEQDKVRLTEELATCTARVSQLQQEATSHQQRAAELQSKLTSALQDSDTHCTRISSLETQLEEIKETSERGQAQYRTEKQKRKEMELRVNNMEEELQDLKIDKESLERTLSDRKRKWQAERQRCDEEMEELRRSSQQDMDSLKTQLRKARTSTGQAASEQLAQLQAELEEEWKGKCEQALASAKEQQGRQMAELVEQRDTLEQRLTQLQEKFSALKQSRDSEEQGLLQQQVQDEKLQVLQEKYSGLEEQSSAMKQKLEGRVAELERRLAEQMGQEDTAGEVKRVMNGVFHSLRGEFDLHETYTGSAVLSIIVNTIKSVTLQLLNVTERPSSQRSEEEEVVEVSDVELREERPPQDVHVNGEEEEEQPSEAVGQREGDPRDVQERARLEAEPETEKPTKVELASDIHTEPEQQSHSTQPRPTSPEPLGENTTKASEPTDINPEENLPSEMGQECQLERDVITPEVKKVSVTIEGPMGELEITSPKATGPPTQPPPPPSPLHDSPVKVSLTEGVGEENGKETFFQSTAPTKPPPPPTEEEEDDELSLKGRPPPAPLFGDEEDEDLDWLG; the protein is encoded by the exons ATGTCAGCTGATGATCataagaaacaggaagagagattAGTTGGTGTCCTAGCGTTGTTATTTCTCAATAAGTATTATATTTATCAACCCAAGAAAATCATAATATTTGAGAAGTATTATTGCTACACGAAAGAAAATACATTCAAAATGTTTGCCGCTGATGACGAGGATGGAGATTTTCTGTCGCCTACTGGAGG GGCAAAGCTGGCATCACTTTTTGGACTGGACCAAGCACCTAGTCAGGGGAATGAATCCTTCCAATATACAGCCCCTAAACAGCCTAGGAAGACCTTGAATCCAG GACCTCCTGCCCAGAAACCCACTGGCCCTCCTGGTGCTCCTGCAGTATTATTGGCTACAGCTATCCATGCTTTCAAATA TCTTAATGGACAGTATCAGAAACAAGGAAAGCTTGGAGCGGCAGTCCTGGGTAACCACACAACCAAAGAG TACAAACTCTTGCTGTACGCCAGTCAACAGAAACAAGTGACTGCGGCCACGATTCATGTTGGGTTTGTCTTCACG GTTCAGCCCAGCAACTACTGCACTTTTTATGACGACCAGCGTCAGAACTGGTCCCTGATGTTTGACACAGACAAAGCTGCCGTGGACTTTTGTAAAGAG GTGTGTTTGGCAAAAGTAAACAGCGCCCCCTCCTTAGATATGGTTGTGGTGCAGGACCTGACACTAGGGGAGGGGCAGGGTGTTGAGAATGGAGACTCCCTGGAGGTGGCATACACAGGATGGCTCCTGCAAAACCATGCCATCGGACAG GTTTTTGACTCCAACCTGAACAAAGACAAGCTACTACGACTGAAACTTGGCGCTGGAAAAGTGATGAAG GGCTGGGAGGAGGGCATGCTGGGTATGAGGAAGTCAGGCCGGCGTCTCGTGGTGATACCCCCCAGTCTGGGAGACGGCTCCCAAGGAGTGGCCAACTGCGTCCCAGCAGACAGCACACTTATCTTTGAGGCAGAGCTACGACGG TTGAAGTTGGCAAAGGACAGTGTGTCTGACCGTGCCAGTGCTGGGTCTCGGGACTCTGCTGCCCCCTCACCTGCCCCCAGTATGGAGAACTTGGGCCCGGACCTCCCAGCAGGGCCCGCTCAGCCCCCTTCTACAAGCCCCGGGAGACCGGG GGAACCACTACTTCGGGCAAAGTCGAATTCCATCAGTGAACAGTTGACA AATCCAGATGCCACCAAAGCCAAGCTGATCTCTCGCATGGCCAAGATGGGCCAGCCCATGTTGCCCTTCATGGCAgggccctcctctcagccagactCCAGTGACTCTGAGATGGAG GACCCCAGTGTGTCCAGACTGAAGGAGCGTCCTGCTGCTCCCTCTCCTGTGCAGATCTCCCCTGCCCCCCAAGCTCCAGTGCAAG TGCTTTCCTACCCTCATGGGGCACCACCCTCTGCCTTGATGCCTGTCGCTATGACAACTGCTGCTCCGCAGCCTGTGATGCCAGGCTCCGCCCATGCATTTCAG TCCTCTATGGCTCCCTCTCAACTTCAACAAATGGGCCAGATTTACCCCACCCAGACAGTGCCATACATGGGAGGCACTGGAGAGGTCACTTCCTTCCTCATGACTGAAGCTCGGCAGCATAACACTGAGATCCGATTGGCTGTCGGCAAAGTGGCCGATAAAGTGGACCAGTTGGCGTCAAAG GTTGACGACCTTCAGAGGCAAGGAGGCCACTCATTGGCTATGCCCAGTGTTAATATGGAAACATCCATGATTATGCACAACATCCAAAGAATCATTCAG GAAAATGAATCTTTAAAGAAGGATGTCTATGAGAAGAGCTCACGTGTAGAGGAGCAGAACCACAAGATTGGGGAGCTCATCAACCAGAACCAGAG atacatggagcagagtaacCTGCTGATGGAGCAGAGGAATGATTCCCTGAAGTCCTCCAGTGAACACAACCAGGTCCGGGTGCTGCAGGCTGAGCAGGATAAG GTGCGTCTGACAGAGGAGCTGGCTACGTGTACAGCGCGGGTGTCCCAGCTGCAGCAGGAGGCCACATCTCACCAGCAGAGGGCTGCAGAGCTGCAGAGCAAACTGACCTCTGCCCTGCAGGACAGTGACACACACTGCACACGCATCTCCTCCTTAGAGACCCAACTGGAAG AGATAAAGGAGACGTCAGAGCGAGGCCAGGCCCAGTACCGTACAGAGAAGCAGAAACGCAAAGAGATGGAGCTCAGAGTAAACAACATGGAGGAGGAGTTGCAGGACCTGAAGATTGACAAAGAAAGTCTGGAACGA ACGCTGtcagacaggaagaggaagtggCAGGCGGAGAGGCAGCGGTGTgatgaggagatggaggagcTGAGGAGGAGCAGCCAGCAGGACATGGACAGTCTAAAGACACAGCTCCGCAAGGCCAGGACCAGCACTGGCCAGGCGGCCTCAGAACAG CTAGCCCAGCTGCAAGCGGAGCTGGAGGAGGAGTGGAAGGGGAAGTGTGAGCAGGCGTTGGCCTCAGCCAAGGAGCAGCAGGGGCGTCAGATGGCCGAACTGGTAGAGCAAAGGGACACACTGGAGCAGAGACTGACCCAGCTACAGGAAAAG TTCTCAGCTCTGAAGCAGTCCAGGGACTCAGAGGAGCAGGGCCTGCTACAGCAGCAGGTACAGGATGAGAAGCTGCAGGTCCTACAAGAAAAG TATTCAGGCCTGGAGGAGCAGTCATCAGCTATGAAACAGAAGCTTGAGGGGCGAGTAGCTGAGCTGGAAAGGAGGCTGGCAGAGCAAATGGGCCAAGAGGACACTGCAGGGGAG GTGAAGCGTGTGATGAACGGAGTGTTCCACTCTCTGAGAGGGGAGTTTGACCTACATGAGACCTACACAGGCAGCGCTGTGCTCAGTATAATCGTCAACACCATAAAG AGTGTTACGTTGCAACTGCTCAACGTTACTGAGAGACCTTCGTCCCAACGgagtgaagaggaagaggtggtGGAGGTCAGTGATGTGGAGCTTCGAGAGGAGAGACCACCACAGGATGTCCATGTgaatggagaggaagaggaggagcagcCTAGTGAGGCCGttgggcagagggagggagaccccAGAGATGTGCAGGAGAGGGCTCGTCTGGAGGCAGAACCAGAGACCGAGAAGCCGACTAAGGTGGAGCTAGCTTCAGACATCCACACAGAACCAGAGCAGCAATCACACTCAACCCAGCCACGACCAACATCTCCCGAGCCACTGGGAGAGAACACCACCAAGGCTTCGGAACCCACTGACATAAACCCTGAGGAGAATCTGCCCTCTGAGATGGGACAGGAATGTCAGTTAGAACGTGATGTAATTACCCCAGAGGTGAAGAAAGTGAGTGTGACTATTGAGGGTCCCATGGGTGAACTGGAAATAACTAGCCCCAAAGCCACAGGTCCTCCAACCCAGCCCCCACCTCCACCAAGCCCTCTGCATGACAGTCCTGTGAAAGTAAG TCTGACTGAGGGAGTAGGAGAGGAAAATGGAAAGGAGACATTTTTCCAGAGCACAGCCCCAACcaaacccccaccaccacccactgaggaggaggaggatgatgagctG AGCTTGAAGGGGCGACCTCCTCCAGCCCCTCTGTTTGGCGATGAAGAGGATGAAGATCTTGACTGGCTGGGCTGA
- the LOC115111448 gene encoding FK506-binding protein 15-like isoform X2: MKPRPPTKAKLASLFGLDQAPSQGNESFQYTAPKQPRKTLNPGPPAQKPTGPPGAPAVLLATAIHAFKYLNGQYQKQGKLGAAVLGNHTTKEYKLLLYASQQKQVTAATIHVGFVFTVQPSNYCTFYDDQRQNWSLMFDTDKAAVDFCKEVCLAKVNSAPSLDMVVVQDLTLGEGQGVENGDSLEVAYTGWLLQNHAIGQVFDSNLNKDKLLRLKLGAGKVMKGWEEGMLGMRKSGRRLVVIPPSLGDGSQGVANCVPADSTLIFEAELRRLKLAKDSVSDRASAGSRDSAAPSPAPSMENLGPDLPAGPAQPPSTSPGRPGEPLLRAKSNSISEQLTNPDATKAKLISRMAKMGQPMLPFMAGPSSQPDSSDSEMEDPSVSRLKERPAAPSPVQISPAPQAPVQVLSYPHGAPPSALMPVAMTTAAPQPVMPGSAHAFQPYAYPQSSMAPSQLQQMGQIYPTQTVPYMGGTGEVTSFLMTEARQHNTEIRLAVGKVADKVDQLASKVDDLQRQGGHSLAMPSVNMETSMIMHNIQRIIQENESLKKDVYEKSSRVEEQNHKIGELINQNQRYMEQSNLLMEQRNDSLKSSSEHNQVRVLQAEQDKVRLTEELATCTARVSQLQQEATSHQQRAAELQSKLTSALQDSDTHCTRISSLETQLEEIKETSERGQAQYRTEKQKRKEMELRVNNMEEELQDLKIDKESLERTLSDRKRKWQAERQRCDEEMEELRRSSQQDMDSLKTQLRKARTSTGQAASEQLAQLQAELEEEWKGKCEQALASAKEQQGRQMAELVEQRDTLEQRLTQLQEKFSALKQSRDSEEQGLLQQQVQDEKLQVLQEKYSGLEEQSSAMKQKLEGRVAELERRLAEQMGQEDTAGEVKRVMNGVFHSLRGEFDLHETYTGSAVLSIIVNTIKSVTLQLLNVTERPSSQRSEEEEVVEVSDVELREERPPQDVHVNGEEEEEQPSEAVGQREGDPRDVQERARLEAEPETEKPTKVELASDIHTEPEQQSHSTQPRPTSPEPLGENTTKASEPTDINPEENLPSEMGQECQLERDVITPEVKKVSVTIEGPMGELEITSPKATGPPTQPPPPPSPLHDSPVKVSLTEGVGEENGKETFFQSTAPTKPPPPPTEEEEDDELSLKGRPPPAPLFGDEEDEDLDWLG; the protein is encoded by the exons ATGAAGCCTCGTCCTCCGACGAA GGCAAAGCTGGCATCACTTTTTGGACTGGACCAAGCACCTAGTCAGGGGAATGAATCCTTCCAATATACAGCCCCTAAACAGCCTAGGAAGACCTTGAATCCAG GACCTCCTGCCCAGAAACCCACTGGCCCTCCTGGTGCTCCTGCAGTATTATTGGCTACAGCTATCCATGCTTTCAAATA TCTTAATGGACAGTATCAGAAACAAGGAAAGCTTGGAGCGGCAGTCCTGGGTAACCACACAACCAAAGAG TACAAACTCTTGCTGTACGCCAGTCAACAGAAACAAGTGACTGCGGCCACGATTCATGTTGGGTTTGTCTTCACG GTTCAGCCCAGCAACTACTGCACTTTTTATGACGACCAGCGTCAGAACTGGTCCCTGATGTTTGACACAGACAAAGCTGCCGTGGACTTTTGTAAAGAG GTGTGTTTGGCAAAAGTAAACAGCGCCCCCTCCTTAGATATGGTTGTGGTGCAGGACCTGACACTAGGGGAGGGGCAGGGTGTTGAGAATGGAGACTCCCTGGAGGTGGCATACACAGGATGGCTCCTGCAAAACCATGCCATCGGACAG GTTTTTGACTCCAACCTGAACAAAGACAAGCTACTACGACTGAAACTTGGCGCTGGAAAAGTGATGAAG GGCTGGGAGGAGGGCATGCTGGGTATGAGGAAGTCAGGCCGGCGTCTCGTGGTGATACCCCCCAGTCTGGGAGACGGCTCCCAAGGAGTGGCCAACTGCGTCCCAGCAGACAGCACACTTATCTTTGAGGCAGAGCTACGACGG TTGAAGTTGGCAAAGGACAGTGTGTCTGACCGTGCCAGTGCTGGGTCTCGGGACTCTGCTGCCCCCTCACCTGCCCCCAGTATGGAGAACTTGGGCCCGGACCTCCCAGCAGGGCCCGCTCAGCCCCCTTCTACAAGCCCCGGGAGACCGGG GGAACCACTACTTCGGGCAAAGTCGAATTCCATCAGTGAACAGTTGACA AATCCAGATGCCACCAAAGCCAAGCTGATCTCTCGCATGGCCAAGATGGGCCAGCCCATGTTGCCCTTCATGGCAgggccctcctctcagccagactCCAGTGACTCTGAGATGGAG GACCCCAGTGTGTCCAGACTGAAGGAGCGTCCTGCTGCTCCCTCTCCTGTGCAGATCTCCCCTGCCCCCCAAGCTCCAGTGCAAG TGCTTTCCTACCCTCATGGGGCACCACCCTCTGCCTTGATGCCTGTCGCTATGACAACTGCTGCTCCGCAGCCTGTGATGCCAGGCTCCGCCCATGCATTTCAG CCTTATGCCTACCCACAGTCCTCTATGGCTCCCTCTCAACTTCAACAAATGGGCCAGATTTACCCCACCCAGACAGTGCCATACATGGGAGGCACTGGAGAGGTCACTTCCTTCCTCATGACTGAAGCTCGGCAGCATAACACTGAGATCCGATTGGCTGTCGGCAAAGTGGCCGATAAAGTGGACCAGTTGGCGTCAAAG GTTGACGACCTTCAGAGGCAAGGAGGCCACTCATTGGCTATGCCCAGTGTTAATATGGAAACATCCATGATTATGCACAACATCCAAAGAATCATTCAG GAAAATGAATCTTTAAAGAAGGATGTCTATGAGAAGAGCTCACGTGTAGAGGAGCAGAACCACAAGATTGGGGAGCTCATCAACCAGAACCAGAG atacatggagcagagtaacCTGCTGATGGAGCAGAGGAATGATTCCCTGAAGTCCTCCAGTGAACACAACCAGGTCCGGGTGCTGCAGGCTGAGCAGGATAAG GTGCGTCTGACAGAGGAGCTGGCTACGTGTACAGCGCGGGTGTCCCAGCTGCAGCAGGAGGCCACATCTCACCAGCAGAGGGCTGCAGAGCTGCAGAGCAAACTGACCTCTGCCCTGCAGGACAGTGACACACACTGCACACGCATCTCCTCCTTAGAGACCCAACTGGAAG AGATAAAGGAGACGTCAGAGCGAGGCCAGGCCCAGTACCGTACAGAGAAGCAGAAACGCAAAGAGATGGAGCTCAGAGTAAACAACATGGAGGAGGAGTTGCAGGACCTGAAGATTGACAAAGAAAGTCTGGAACGA ACGCTGtcagacaggaagaggaagtggCAGGCGGAGAGGCAGCGGTGTgatgaggagatggaggagcTGAGGAGGAGCAGCCAGCAGGACATGGACAGTCTAAAGACACAGCTCCGCAAGGCCAGGACCAGCACTGGCCAGGCGGCCTCAGAACAG CTAGCCCAGCTGCAAGCGGAGCTGGAGGAGGAGTGGAAGGGGAAGTGTGAGCAGGCGTTGGCCTCAGCCAAGGAGCAGCAGGGGCGTCAGATGGCCGAACTGGTAGAGCAAAGGGACACACTGGAGCAGAGACTGACCCAGCTACAGGAAAAG TTCTCAGCTCTGAAGCAGTCCAGGGACTCAGAGGAGCAGGGCCTGCTACAGCAGCAGGTACAGGATGAGAAGCTGCAGGTCCTACAAGAAAAG TATTCAGGCCTGGAGGAGCAGTCATCAGCTATGAAACAGAAGCTTGAGGGGCGAGTAGCTGAGCTGGAAAGGAGGCTGGCAGAGCAAATGGGCCAAGAGGACACTGCAGGGGAG GTGAAGCGTGTGATGAACGGAGTGTTCCACTCTCTGAGAGGGGAGTTTGACCTACATGAGACCTACACAGGCAGCGCTGTGCTCAGTATAATCGTCAACACCATAAAG AGTGTTACGTTGCAACTGCTCAACGTTACTGAGAGACCTTCGTCCCAACGgagtgaagaggaagaggtggtGGAGGTCAGTGATGTGGAGCTTCGAGAGGAGAGACCACCACAGGATGTCCATGTgaatggagaggaagaggaggagcagcCTAGTGAGGCCGttgggcagagggagggagaccccAGAGATGTGCAGGAGAGGGCTCGTCTGGAGGCAGAACCAGAGACCGAGAAGCCGACTAAGGTGGAGCTAGCTTCAGACATCCACACAGAACCAGAGCAGCAATCACACTCAACCCAGCCACGACCAACATCTCCCGAGCCACTGGGAGAGAACACCACCAAGGCTTCGGAACCCACTGACATAAACCCTGAGGAGAATCTGCCCTCTGAGATGGGACAGGAATGTCAGTTAGAACGTGATGTAATTACCCCAGAGGTGAAGAAAGTGAGTGTGACTATTGAGGGTCCCATGGGTGAACTGGAAATAACTAGCCCCAAAGCCACAGGTCCTCCAACCCAGCCCCCACCTCCACCAAGCCCTCTGCATGACAGTCCTGTGAAAGTAAG TCTGACTGAGGGAGTAGGAGAGGAAAATGGAAAGGAGACATTTTTCCAGAGCACAGCCCCAACcaaacccccaccaccacccactgaggaggaggaggatgatgagctG AGCTTGAAGGGGCGACCTCCTCCAGCCCCTCTGTTTGGCGATGAAGAGGATGAAGATCTTGACTGGCTGGGCTGA